The Triplophysa rosa linkage group LG3, Trosa_1v2, whole genome shotgun sequence genome has a segment encoding these proteins:
- the LOC130552012 gene encoding histone H2B-like: MPEPAKSAPKKGSKKAVTKTAAKGGKKRRKSRKESYAIYVYKVLKQVHPDTGISSKAMGIMNSFVNEIFERIAGESSRLAHYNKRSTITSREIQTAVRLLLPGELAKHAVSEGTKAVTKYTSSK, translated from the coding sequence ATGCCTGAGCCTGCGAAGTCCGCGCCGAAAAAAGGTTCGAAGAAAGCCGTCACCAAGACCGCAGCAAAAGGAGGTAAGAAGCGTAGGAAGTCCAGGAAGGAGAGTTACGCAATCTACGTGTACAAAGTCTTGAAGCAGGTCCACCCCGACACCGGAATTTCCTCAAAGGCAATGGGCATCATGAActctttcgtcaacgaaatctTTGAGCGCATCGCCGGTGAGTCTTCTCGTCTCGCTCACTACAACAAGCGCTCCACCATCACATCCAGAGAGATCCAGACCGCCGTACGTCTGCTGCTGCCCGGTGAGTTGGCCAAACACGCCGTGTCCGAGGGTACAAAAGCCGTCACCAAATACACCAGCTCCAAATAA
- the si:dkey-234i14.6 gene encoding uncharacterized protein si:dkey-234i14.6, whose translation MEPVNAESLVNRFNGSVEEQYGTLAYDTALSTLLAVLLYVLLKVSLDGIRQWRARISVLVVGSGPIGLTAALVAVRTGKVLKLTVLDERYRSALLCRPQQIALDPRSVRFLLNLGVDFDNMEGCWHNEHFFTKIGVFQEYLLSILERKKQKVDVKVRLGTKFSEEYLRKMFREERPRVIIVADGSCGDSCSVLGISADYIVESCRAYGANATIERLDQRQVPTPEIRAHSLYFDLSAYGINTVKEPRNSSQPAVKPGFHLKIYGTFRNRYMALACTSDADSKMMHFLRHTANPSVMKNIFHQSFNAYKTDIEPRLSDVTLHHMQCSRMLFEIMLSHRRVSAAYIEGDHVAVTVEGEAARVLNFDTGCGVNLGMRGLESLGMLIYRTATALDQNDVFEALLAKIQHSKHVAETFRQTGLSSEMFE comes from the exons ATGGAGCCGGTGAACGCGGAGAGCCTCGTGAATCGCTTTAACGGCAGCGTGGAGGAGCAGTACGGGACTCTGGCGTACGACACCGCGCTCAGTACTTTACTCGCAGTGCTGCTCTACGTGCTCTTGAAGGTGAGCCTGGACGGCATCCGCCAGTGGCGGGCTCGGATCTCGGTTCTGGTGGTGGGCTCGGGTCCGATCGGACTCACCGCGGCGCTGGTCGCTGTTCGCACGGGGAAGGTGCTGAAACTGACGGTGTTGGATGAGCGCTACAGGAGCGCGCTGCTCTGCAGACCCCAGCAGATCGCGCTCGATCCCCGCAGCGTCCGCTTCCTCCTGAACCTGGGGGTGGATTTTGACAACATGGAGGGCTGTTGGCACAACGAGCACTTCTTTACCAAAATCGGAGTGTTTCAGGAGTATTTGCTGAGCATCCTGGAACGAAAGAAGCAAAAGGTTGATGTGAAAGTCCGTTTGGGTACAAAG TTTAGTGAAGAATATCTGAGGAAGATGTTCAGAGAAGAACGGCCGCGGGTCATCATAGTCGCTGATGGATCGTGTGGAGACTCTTGTTCTGTCTTGGGCATCAGTGCAGATTATATTGTAGAGTCGTGTCGTGCTTATGGAGCCAATGCTACTATAGAAAGACTGGACCAGAGACAG GTTCCAACTCCAGAGATCCGTGCACACAGTTTATACTTTGATCTATCCGCGTACGGTATCAACACTGTGAAAGAACCACGCAACTCCTCACAGCCTGCGGTGAAACCCGGGTTCCACCTGAAAATATACGGAACATTCAGGAACCGTTATATGGCTCTGGCCTGCACATCCGACGCAGACTCCAAAATGATGCATTTCCTACGTCACACGGCCAATCCATCT GTGATGAAGAACATCTTCCATCAGTCCTTCAATGCATATAAGACAGACATTGAGCCGCGTCTCAGTGATGTCACGCTGCATCACATGCAGTGCAGTCGCATGTTGTTTGAGATCATGTTATCACACAGACGTGTTAGTGCTGCTTACATCGAAGGAGATCATGTTGCCGTCACCGTGGAAGGAGAAGCTGCGAGAGTGCTCAACTTTGACACCG GTTGTGGTGTGAATCTGGGCATGAGAGGACTGGAGTCACTGGGAATGTTAATCTACAGAACGGCCACAGCACTGGATCAGAATGATGTGTTTGAGGCACTTTTGGCCAAAATACAACACTCCAAACATGTGGCCGAAACCTTCAGACAAACTGGACTGTCCTCAGAAATGTTTGAATGA
- the nudt7 gene encoding peroxisomal coenzyme A diphosphatase NUDT7, translated as MGSRNAKRHHWCPCESETHADMDLKENIIVSLKKYETNEDFSYLPALPKASVLIPLLLKDGQLRLLFNVRSLNLKHHAGEVCFPGGKSESSDRNEIDTALREAEEEIGLPPNRVEVICKLFPIVNKSGLLITPVVAFIEDSFKARPNPHEVTEVFTVPLEFFTKETDHSCYPVPSIFGPTHSFIYTDHSTDSIHQIWGLTAALAITVAVFALQKMPEFEVGFDLKDPVSHFKRFLNRRLSKL; from the exons ATGGGATCAAGAAATGCGAAGCGTCATCATTGGTGTCCGTGTGAAAGTGAAACTCACGCTGATATGGATCTGAAGGAGAATATTATAGTGTCATTAAAGAAATATGAAACTAATGAAGACTTTTCCTATTTACCCGCTCTACCCAAAGCCTCTGTGCTCATACCCCTTTTGCTGAAAGATGGACAACTTCGACTTTTATTCAACGTCCGTTCACTAAAT CTCAAACATCATGCTGGTGAGGTTTGTTTTCCTGGAGGTAAATCCGAGTCCAGTGACAGAAATGAAATCGACACGGCTTTGAGAGAGGCAGAAGAAGAAATTGGTCTTCCTCCGAACCGAGTGGAAGTGATCTGCAAACTCTTCCCCATCGTAAACAAG TCTGGTCTTCTGATAACTCCAGTTGTGGCTTTTATTGAGGATTCCTTTAAAGCCCGTCCAAACCCACATGAAGTCACCGAGGTGTTCACCGTTCCTCTGGAGTTTTTCACTAAAGAGACCGATCATTCCTGCTATCCTGTACCCAGCATCTTTGGACCCACACATAGTTTTATTTACACTGATCACAGTACAGACAGCATCCATCAGATCTGGGGCTTGACGGCAGCTTTGGCCATAACCGTTGCTGTTTTTGCCCTCCAAAAGATGCCTGAGTTTGAGGTCGGCTTTGACCTGAAAGATCCAGTTTCTCACTTTAAACGTTTTCTTAATCGTAGACTaagcaaattataa
- the LOC130552034 gene encoding histone H3-like produces the protein MARTKQTARKSTGGKAPRKQLATKAARKSAPATGGVKKPHRYRPGTVALREIRRYQKSTELLIRKLPFQRLVREIAQDFKTDLRFQSSAVMALQEASEAYLVGLFEDTNLCAIHAMSGRGKGGKGLGKGGAKRHRKVLRDNIQGITKPAIRRLARRGGVKRISGLIYEETRGVLKVLLENVIREAVTYTEHAKRKTVTAMDVVYALKRQGRTLYGFGG, from the exons ATGGCAAGAACGAAGCAGACCGCTCGTAAGTCCACAGGTGGCAAAGCGCCGAGGAAGCAGCTCGCCACTAAAGCTGCCCGTAAGAGCGCCCCAGCCACCGGCGGTGTGAAGAAGCCTCATCGTTACAGGCCCGGTACCGTGGCGCTGAGAGAAATCCGCCGCTACCAGAAGTCCACCGAGCTGCTCATTCGTAAGCTGCCTTTCCAGCGTCTGGTGAGAGAAATCGCTCAGGACTTCAAGACTGATCTGCGCTTCCAGAGCTCCGCCGTCATGGCCCTGCAGGAGGCCAGCGAGGCTTATTTGGTCGGCCTCTTTGAGGACACCAACCTGTGTGCCATCCACGC CATGTCTGGAAGAGGAAAGGGCGGGAAAGGACTCGGCAAAGGAGGTGCTAAACGTCATCGTAAAGTGCTGCGCGATAACATCCAGGGAATCACCAAGCCAGCCATTCGTCGTCTCGCTCGCCGTGGTGGCGTAAAGCGTATCTCCGGTCTGATCTACGAGGAGACTCGCGGTGTACTGAAGGTGTTACTGGAGAACGTTATCCGCGAAGCCGTCACCTACACCGAACACGCAAAGAGAAAGACCGTCACCGCCATGGACGTCGTCTATGCTCTAAAACGACAGGGACGCACTCTGTACGGGTTCGGAGGTTAA
- the LOC130551983 gene encoding uncharacterized protein LOC130551983 codes for MIHYTLNKKTIPAVLPEHLRLPSFSSTYPTSLIPDEMFCHRCAGNVPLSDPLLMTSKSKIFTNTRIIHDVSTYSKCCHQCVIHYRYQGWKDVLHNFNDSVILDLPFCLHIRNMLQVHTAVGRVVECLELTIGEQFHPAKTLLHAYLHFEALTKHEYEYFCVTCGDHPAVVIMDLHRKGAFNMSLSDIKPPPKNFNGYVDMEDFWETLALQMIGRGFVKRQSDNPFTGHPNYQFWAPWIGRHTRKSNQFLNTEFEKFHQPKEAEICDITVSEDRLKNELHKKKVSVIRKLCKECGIDSIGSKTDLLERLSSEMKTRQTYDKVFEKIWGASGGWAVVMWHCVQHKMLFARRESERLCRYPPLMEAHTKCRHL; via the exons ATGATTCACTACACCTTGAACAAGAAGACCATCCCTGCTGTTCTTCCTGAGCACCTGCGCCTGCCTTCATTTTCAAGCACATACCCTACCAGCCTCATTCCTGATGAGATGTTCTGCCATAGATGCGCTGGGAATGTACCCTTATCAGACCCTCTGCTCATGACATCAAAATCCAAAATTTTTACAAATACAAGAATTATCCATG atgtttCTACTTACTCAAAATGTTGCCACCAATGTGTAATCCACTACAGGTATCAGGGGTGGAAAGATGTCCTGCACAATTTTAATGACAGTGTCATCCTTGACCTCCCCTTTTGCCTGCATATTCGAAACATGCTACAG GTCCACACTGCTGTTGGAAGAGTGGTTGAGTGTCTGGAGCTCACCATAGGGGAACAGTTTCATCCAGCTAAAACACTGCTCCACGCCTATCTTCATTTTGAGGCACTCACAAAACATGAGTATGAATACTTTTGTGTGACATGTGGGGATCATCCAGCCGTTGTAATCATGGATCTCCACAGAAAAGGAGCATTCAATATGTCAT TGAGTGACATCAAACCACCGCCGAAAAATTTTAACGGATACGTGGATATGGAAGACTTCTGGGAGACACTGGCCCTGCAAATGATTGGTCGTGGCTTTGTAAAAA GACAGAGCGACAACCCCTTCACTGGTCACCCCAATTACCAATTCTGGGCACCGTGGATTGGAAGACATACACGCAAGTCCAATCAGTTTCTCAACACAGAGTTTGAGAAATTCCACCAACCCAAAGAAGCTGAGATTTGTGATATAACTGTCTCTGAAGATAGGCTTAAAAATGAGCTTCATAAGAAAAAG GTATCAGTGATAAGGAAGCTGTGCAAGGAATGTGGCATTGATTCCATTGGCTCAAAAACAGACCTCCTAGAGAGACTTTCATCTGAAATGAAAACTAGACAGACTTATGACAAAGTGTTTGAAAAGATTTGGGGTGCCTCAG GAGGATGGGCTGTGGTAATGTGGCATTGTGTACAGCATAAAATGCTGTTTGCGCGCAGAGAGTCCGAGAGACTTTGCAGATATCCTCCTCTCATGGAAGCACATACCAAATGTCGTCATCTATGA
- the LOC130552007 gene encoding histone H2A-like translates to MSGRGKTGGKSRAKAKTRSSRAGLQFPVGRVHRLLRKGNYAQRVGAGAPVYLAAVLEYLTAEILELAGNAARDNKKSRIIPRHLQLAVRNDEELNRLLGGVTIAQGGVLPNIQAVLLPKKTDKPAKAK, encoded by the coding sequence ATGAGCGGCAGAGGTAAAACCGGCGGCAAATCAAGAGCGAAGGCCAAGACTCGATCATCCAGAGCGGGACTTCAGTTTCCCGTTGGCCGTGTTCACAGGCTACTTCGCAAAGGTAACTACGCACAACGCGTCGGTGCCGGAGCTCCAGTTTACCTCGCCGCTGTTCTCGAGTATCTCACCGCTGAGATCCTGGAGTTGGCTGGAAACGCCGCTCGGGACAACAAGAAGAGTCGGATCATTCCTCGCCATCTACAGTTGGCGGTCCGTAACGACGAGGAGCTGAACAGACTTCTGGGCGGCGTGACCATCGCTCAGGGTGGTGTGTTGCCCAACATCCAGGCGGTGTTACTGCCCAAGAAGACCGACAAACCCGCTAAAGCCAAGTAA
- the LOC130551993 gene encoding histone H1-like: MAETAPAAAAPPAKAPKKKSAAKAKKSGPSVGELVVKAVSASKERSGVSLAALKKALAAGGYDVEKNNSRVKIAIKSLVTKGTLVQTKGTGASGSFKLNKKQAETKKPATKAAPKAKKAAAKKPAAAAKKPKPAAAKKTAEKKSPKKAKKPAATAAKKATKSPKKAKKPAAPKKAAKSPKKAAKSPTKVKAAKPKTTKPKAAKPKKAAPKKK, encoded by the coding sequence ATGGCAGAAACCGCTCCAGCTGCTGCCGCTCCGCCGGCCAAAGCGCCCAAGAAGAAATCTGCTGCTAAAGCCAAGAAATCGGGCCCAAGCGTGGGCGAACTCGTCGTCAAAGCTGTGTCGGCTTCCAAGGAGAGGAGCGGCGTGTCTCTCGCCGCCCTGAAGAAAGCTCTCGCTGCAGGCGGCTACGACGTGGAGAAGAACAACTCCCGCGTCAAGATCGCTATCAAGAGTCTGGTGACTAAAGGCACTCTGGTCCAGACCAAAGGAACTGGCGCTTCAGGATCCTTCAAACTCAACAAAAAACAAGCCGAGACAAAGAAGCCGGCGACGAAAGCCGCTCCTAAAGCAAAGAAGGCCGCAGCCAAGAAGCCTGCTGCTGCTGCCAAGAAGCCGAAGCCTGCAGCGGCAAAGAAGACCGCCGAAAAGAAATCTCCCAAGAAGGCCAAGAAACCTGCCGCCACCGCCGCTAAAAAGGCAACGAAGAGCCCCAAGAAGGCGAAGAAGCCAGCGGCCCCCAAGAAAGCAGCCAAGAGTCCAAAGAAAGCGGCCAAAAGCCCAACGAAGGTCAAGGCTGCCAAACCCAAGACGACAAAGCCTAAAGCAGCTAAGCCTAAAAAGGCCGCCCCGAAAAAGAAGTAA